In a genomic window of Leucoraja erinacea ecotype New England chromosome 8, Leri_hhj_1, whole genome shotgun sequence:
- the naa20 gene encoding N-alpha-acetyltransferase 20, with protein MTTLRAFCCDDLFRFNNINLDPLTETYGIPFYLQYLAHWPEYFIVAEAPGGELMGYIMGKAEGSVAREEWHGHVTALSVAPEFRRLGLAAKLMELLEEISERKGGFFVDLFVRVSNQVAVNMYKQLGYSVYRTVIEYYSASNGEPDEDAYDMRKALSRDKEKKSIIPLPHPVRPEDIE; from the exons ATGACAACGTTGCGCGCGTTTTGCTGCGACGACCTGTTTCGGTTCAACAACAT aAATTTGGATCCACTTACAGAAACT TATGGAATTCCCTTCTACCTTCAGTATTTGGCTCATTGGCCAGAATATTTTATTGTCGCTGAAGCACCAGGAGGAGAGTTGATGGGATACA TAATGGGGAAAGCTGAAGGATCAGTGGCAAGAGAAGAATGGCATGGACATGTAACAGCATTATCTGTAGCTCCAGAATTCAGACGTTTGGGATTAGCAGCTAAACTGATGGAACTGTTGGAGGAGATATCTGAAAG AAAAGGAGGATTCTTTGTGGATCTATTTGTACGAGTATCCAATCAAGTGGCTGTGAATATGTACAAACAGCTTGGCTACAGTGTGTACAGGACTGTGATAGAGTACTACTCAGCTAGCAACGGAGAACCTGATGAAGATGCTTATG ATATGAGAAAGGCCTTATCAAGAGATAAAGAGAAGAAATCAATAATTCCTCTTCCTCACCCGGTTAGGCCTGAAGATATTGAATAG